In Plasmodium vinckei vinckei genome assembly, chromosome: PVVCY_13, a single genomic region encodes these proteins:
- a CDS encoding E3 SUMO-protein ligase NSE2, putative, with amino-acid sequence MYYQDDSTNSADEREGTRVLPNTENPYFQDTWDDLESHEDEYAPSNDIIKFYSQLQKSLYNVLFSVKYFRSDDLNIDSNYLKLVNKYVKLRLQGNQTDEKDVSRLARFHLKSQKEDDDEEELVVDEEIGAFPTKCPISQMPFENPVTQRFSKNRKACVHTFENTFILRLIQNKDTIECPLAACKKKVYKNSLHPDYEFLHHSRLMKFRDNVTEGRDYFVKLRTDEDKSFNFVEE; translated from the exons ATGTATTATCAAGATGATTCCACTAATAGT GCAGATGAAAGAGAAGGTACCAGGGTATTACCCAATACGGAA aaCCCATATTTTCAAGATACTTGGGATGATTTAGAAAGTCATGAAGACGAATATGCACCATctaatgatataataaaattttacagCCAATTACAAAAAAGTTTATACAATGTTTTGTTTTCCGTTAAGTACTTCC GATCAG ATGATCTAAATATTGattcaaattatttaaaactaGTAAATAAGTATGTAAAGCTAAGATTACAAG GCAATCAAACAGACGAAAAAGATGTTTCTCGACTAGCAAGG tTCCATTTAAAAAGCCAAAAAGAAGATGATGACGAAGAAGAATTAGTAGTCGATGAAGAAATCGGCGCATTTCCCACCAAATGCCCAATATCACAAATGCCCTTTGAAAATCCTGTTACACAAAG ATTTAGCAAAAATAGAAAGGCATGTGTACACACCTTTGAGAATACCTTTATTCTGAGAttaat acaaaataaagatacAATAGAATGTCCATTAGCCG cttgtaaaaaaaaagtctACAAAAATAGTTTGCACCCCGATTATGAATTTCTTCACCACTCAAG GCTTATGAAGTTTAGAGATAATGTCACCGAAGGAAGAGATTATTTCGTTAAACTTCGGACTGATg AGGATAAAAGTTTCAATTTTGTGGAagaataa
- a CDS encoding histone deacetylase, putative yields the protein MSCMYYASRLSKNENKGPLGEKEYFEDEEEEKEKIKVLIEKIRTSEYIVVHSGAGISTSSGLQDFRGPTGIWTNEYHNNMKNKKKHNKKKKTKKEEVDETVENCEDNENIDKQNQLMENKQILKHPQIKYDNPNDPSNQFSINKKEPHFHRIKEEINESNIDNIYESSNINLLETQRDIEKKENENNENCQSSDENYVKFGNRKKKVVELHLALPTKTHIMIKELMNKNIIKFLITQNIDSLHYRCGTKFSQISEIHGNIFIERCDFCGRRYLRDYVISTISFKPTGSLCFLCSFPPIGICTDVLLDWNNAYEDFFHLNSIKHSQKADFHFCLGSSFYIVPASYYPSKKKFASKDSYSCLINYQKSSLFKELDLNIHSNVNNISDIIIKEFSLEPLAIRTGLLIVVRCQLIKFDVLYDQMVKLNNIDKNVHDGIETENENTDYSRYSFQTNAIKKGETYTNDHTSICKNEMSNQNNYTNCFNNANNNNCNMDSNKLVSDNVISINDDINRSNGTSPFLDNGERMNEPEIENTNKDQLFLIKCSMIKNIKTEKLNNLHKITINEIDKGKGIWLIRTNSSCLLEIELWFNSYILLKLIYNDKTPFIALNTWAIDVAYTYGDDIDDSYFSNNKGSFKQFSLNKNKYTGNHEEGIEIDDSNITSAMIDKENDGVKTFEIYDEEKLKYSKISEILNEHVHVGFNPRNVKPKSKVQLLAILSNTFDMNKYNNYHSFELSNSFNLLYNLFCMVNKFNEENNFFIKKKLNDNEKTIQFIKNLQLSKNIYLYTNDFLNLFNNNDKTISHSTYTFRERKKRNLEDFNVYSSDEHKENTSNFIFYDLYMNEDISLYKIQLNKTLINKEIINNSHHNKNISDYDRSLLKRENFQQISSKEKDNTKKSNEVQIENASITENNINDKNGGEHYSQLLFYPLLLINNKYKHGELVHKIPKYIKPQKIYTPYKKLSRNKKYSNTLQKYRSEIWEYNYHEFVNNIDKEHIVDSTLYKELRYFPFWLLNYANDLFECV from the coding sequence atgagCTGCATGTATTATGCCTCACGCTTGTCGAAAAACGAGAACAAAGGGCCGTTAGGCGAAAAGGAATATTTTGAAGacgaagaagaagaaaaagaaaagataAAAGTATTAATTGAGAAAATACGAACAAGTGAATACATTGTTGTACATTCTGGAGCCGGTATATCTACTAGTTCTGGGCTTCAAGATTTTCGAGGGCCCACTGGAATATGGACAAATGAGTATCacaataatatgaaaaataagaagaaacataataagaaaaaaaaaacaaaaaaagaagaagtCGACGAAACTGTGGAAAATTGCGAAGATAATGAAAACATCGATAAACAAAATCAACTTATGGAAAATAAACAGATCTTAAAGCATCCCCAAATAAAGTATGATAATCCAAACGACCCATCCAATCAGTTctctataaataaaaaagaaccTCATTTTCATAGAATTAAAGaggaaataaatgaaagtaatatagataatatatacGAAAGTTCAAATATTAACCTTTTAGAAACACAAAGAGacatagaaaaaaaagaaaacgaaaataatgaaaattgtCAAAGTTCTgatgaaaattatgtaaagtttggaaatagaaaaaaaaaagttgtaGAGCTTCATTTAGCTTTACCGACCAAAACAcatattatgataaaagaattaatgaataaaaatattataaaatttttaattactcAAAATATAGATTCTTTACATTATAGATGTGGTACAAAATTTTCTCAAATATCGGAAATAcatggaaatatatttatagagCGATGTGATTTTTGTGGTAGGCGATATTTAAGAGATTATGTTATATCAACAATCAGTTTTAAACCTACTGGGtctttatgttttttatgcTCATTCCCTCCAATAGGGATTTGCACAGATGTTTTATTAGACTGGAATAATGCTTATGAagatttttttcatttgaaCTCTATTAAACATTCTCAAAAAGCggattttcatttttgtttGGGTTCGAGTTTTTATATAGTACCAGCTAGTTATTATccatcaaaaaaaaaatttgcaAGTAAAGATTCATATAGTTGCTTAATTAATTATCAAAAATCGTCTCTATTCAAAGAACTCGATTTAAATATCCATTCAAATGTTAACAATATATCagatataattattaaggAGTTCTCTTTAGAACCTCTTGCTATAAGAACTGGTTTACTGATTGTTGTTAGATGtcaattaataaaatttgatgTATTATATGATCAAATGGTTAAacttaataatatagataaaaatgtCCATGACGGGATAGAGacagaaaatgaaaatacgGATTATAGTCGATATAGCTTCCAAACTAATGCGATTAAGAAAGGAGAGACTTATACGAATGATCATACTTCTATATGCAAAAATGAAATGAgcaatcaaaataattacacaaactgttttaataatgcaaataataataattgtaaCATGGATAGTAACAAATTGGTATCTGATAATGTTATTTCGATCAACGATGATATAAACCGAAGTAATGGTACATCTCCTTTTTTAGATAATGGAGAAAGAATGAATGAACCAGAAATTGAgaatacaaataaagatcaattatttttaataaagtGTTCAatgattaaaaatataaaaacagaaaaattaaataatttacataaaatCACAATAAATGAAATCGATAAAGGTAAAGGAATATGGTTAATACGCACAAATTCATCATGCTTATTAGAAATAGAACTATGGTTTAattcttatattttattaaaactcatttataatgataaaacaCCATTTATCGCATTGAATACATGGGCTATTGATGTTGCATACACATATGGTGATGATATTGATGATTCTTATTTTAGCAATAATAAAGGAAGCTTTAAACAATTTAGcctaaataaaaataaatatacggGTAATCATGAAGAAGGGATAGAAATAGATGATAGTAATATAACTTCCGCTATGATTGATAAGGAAAATGATGGAGTGAAGACTTTCGAAATATATGATGAGGAAAAACTGAAATACTCTAAAATTTCCGAAATATTAAATGAGCATGTTCATGTTGGATTTAATCCACGAAATGTAAAACCTAAGAGCAAAGTTCAGTTGTTAGCAATTTTGAGTAATACTTTtgatatgaataaatataataattaccATTCCTTTGAATTATCCAATTCTTTCAATTTattgtataatttattttgtatggtaaataaatttaatgaagaaaacaatttttttataaaaaaaaaacttaatgataatgaaaaaacaatacaatttattaaaaatctgcaattatcaaaaaatatatatttatatactaatgattttttaaatttatttaataataatgataaaacaaTTAGTCATTCTACTTACACATTTCGAGAAcggaaaaaaagaaacttGGAAGATTTTAATGTATATTCATCCGATGAACATAAAGAAAACACATCAAACTTTATCTTTtatgatttatatatgaatgaAGATATAAGTTTGTATAAAATTCAACTTAATAAAACTTTgattaataaagaaataattaacAATTCACAtcacaataaaaatatatcagaTTATGATCGGAGTTTACTGAAAAGGGAAAATTTTCAACAAATTTCttcaaaagaaaaagataataCCAAAAAAAGTAATGAAGTTCAAATTGAAAATGCCTCGATTAcggaaaataatataaacgATAAAAATGGTGGTGAACATTATTcacaattattattttaccCTCTCCtactaataaataataaatataaacatggGGAACTAGTGCATAAAATTCCAAAGTATATTAAgccacaaaaaatatatactccGTATAAGAAACTTtcaagaaataaaaaatattccaaCACActtcaaaaatatagaagTGAAATATGggaatataattatcatgaatttgtaaataatatagataagGAGCATATTGTTGACTCTACTTTGTACAAAGAGTTGCGTTATTTCCCTTTTTGGCTTTTAAATTACGCCAATGACTTATTTGAATGTGTGTAA
- a CDS encoding pre-mRNA-splicing factor CWF18, putative: MLKMEKIKHYDKLKFYNYVPVNKELKACCIACPDTEKYELELNEQLEEELKNVFQGNILDQINAKNINADLKRDLQKKINILSKRTDKAIIELIKRKINDNKNNQNIYNENEDDENACITLDLSKNNDAKLGHILHETLNKLDNMDESD, from the coding sequence ATGCTGAAAATGGAAAAGATAAAACattatgataaattaaaattttataattatgttcCAGTAAACAAAGAGCTAAAGGCATGTTGTATAGCATGTCCTGATACTGAAAAGTATGAACTTGAATTAAATGAACAATTGGaagaagaattaaaaaatgtatttcaAGGTAACATATTAGATCAAATtaatgcaaaaaatataaatgctGATTTGAAAAGagatttacaaaaaaaaataaatattctatCTAAAAGAACAGATAAAGCAATTATCGAATTAattaaaaggaaaataaatgacaataaaaataatcaaaatatttataatgaaaatgaagatgATGAGAATGCATGTATAACTTTAGATCTTagcaaaaataatgatgcCAAACTTGGCCACATTTTACATGAAACTCTTAATAAGTTGGATAACATGGATGAATCAGATTAA